A region from the Ciconia boyciana chromosome 1, ASM3463844v1, whole genome shotgun sequence genome encodes:
- the CHST11 gene encoding carbohydrate sulfotransferase 11 isoform X3 gives MSGDLLKLLSNTAILHQIRRDQVTDTCRANSVSSRKRRVLTPNDLKHLVVDEDHEMIYCYVPKVACTNWKRVMMVLTGRGKYSDPMEIPANEAHVSSNLKTLNQYSIPEINHRLKNYMKFLFVREPFERLVSAYRNKFTQKYNTSFHKRYGTKIVRRQRKNATQEALRKGDDVKFEEFVAYLIDPHTQREEPFNEHWQTVYSLCHPCHIHYDLIGKYETLEEDSNYILQLAGVGNYLKFPTYAKSTRTTDEMTTEFFQNISSEHQTQLYEVYKLDFLMFNYSVPSYLKLE, from the coding sequence TTGTCCAACACAGCAATTCTTCATCAGATTAGACGAGACCAAGTGACAGACACGTGCCGAGCAAACAGTGTATCTAGCAGGAAGCGCCGCGTGCTGACACCCAACGATCTCAAACACCTGGTCGTGGATGAAGATCATGAAATGATCTATTGCTATGTTCCCAAAGTGGCCTGCACAAACTGGAAGAGAGTCATGATGGTTTTGACGGGAAGAGGCAAGTACAGTGATCCAATGGAAATCCCAGCCAACGAAGCCCATGTGTCTTCGAACCTGAAGACCCTCAACCAGTACAGCATCCCAGAGATCAACCACCGCTTGAAAAACTACATGAAGTTCCTCTTTGTTCGCGAGCCTTTCGAGAGACTGGTGTCAGCCTACAGGAACAAGTTCACCCAGAAGTACAACACCTCCTTCCACAAGCGATACGGCACCAAAATCGTGAGGCGCCAGAGGAAAAACGCAACCCAGGAAGCTCTGCGTAAAGGTGATGATGTGAAATTTGAAGAGTTTGTGGCATATCTCATCGACCCGCACACCCAAAGAGAAGAGCCCTTCAACGAGCACTGGCAGACTGTGTACTCCCTCTGCCACCCTTGCCACATCCACTACGACCTCATAGGAAAATACGAAACGCTTGAAGAGGATTCGAATTACATTCTCCAGCTGGCGGGAGTAGGCAACTACCTGAAGTTCCCCACCTATGCAAAGTCTACGAGAACTACGGACGAAATGACCACAGAGTTCTTCCAGAACATCAGCTCCGAGCACCAAACGCAGCTGTATGAAGTCTACaaacttgattttttaatgttcaatTACTCAGTGCCAAGCTACCTGAAATTGGAATGA